One stretch of Fusobacterium periodonticum 1_1_41FAA DNA includes these proteins:
- a CDS encoding helix-turn-helix domain-containing protein — MEKAYKFRFYPTKTQLTILNCTFGCVRYVYNHFLGLKQELYNKEKKSMSYSECSKE; from the coding sequence ATGGAAAAAGCATATAAGTTTAGATTTTATCCAACTAAAACTCAACTAACAATATTAAATTGTACTTTTGGTTGTGTAAGATATGTCTATAATCATTTTTTAGGTTTAAAACAAGAACTATATAACAAAGAGAAAAAATCTATGTCATATAGTGAGTGTAGTAAAGAATT